The following are encoded together in the Microcaecilia unicolor chromosome 12, aMicUni1.1, whole genome shotgun sequence genome:
- the NKIRAS2 gene encoding NF-kappa-B inhibitor-interacting Ras-like protein 2 gives MGKSCKVVVCGQAGVGKTSILEHLLYGNHVVGSEMMETQEDIYVGSIETDRGVREQVRFYDTRGLRDNSDLPKHCFSCTDGYVLVYSIDSKESFRRVELLKKEIDRSKDKKEVTIVVLGNKSDLQDQRRVDHDGAQHWAKVEKVKLWEVSVADRRTLIEPLIFLASKMTQPQNKSAFPLSRRNKGSGSLDS, from the exons ATGGGGAAGAGTTGTAAGGTGGTGGTGTGTGGACAAGCTGGGGTTGGAAAAACATCAATCCTGGAGCATCTGCTTTACGGGAACCATGTGGTGG GTTCAGAAATGATGGAAACCCAGGAAGATATTTATGTGGGGTCAATTGAGACAGACCGTGGCGTGAGGGAGCAGGTGCGCTTCTACGACACCAGAGGCCTGAGAGACAACTCAGATCTCCCCAAGCACTGCTTCTCATGCACTGATGGCTATGTTTTGGTCTATAGCATTGATAGCAAGGAGTCCTTCAGGAGGGTGGAACTTCTCAAGAAGGAAATCGACAGGTCAAAAGACAAGAAAGAA GTCACAATTGTGGTCCTTGGCAACAAAAGCGACCTGCAGGACCAGAGGCGCGTGGATCATGACGGGGCCCAGCACTGGGCCAAAGTGGAGAAGGTGAAGCTGTGGGAGGTCTCGGTGGCTGACCGCAGAACTTTGATTGAACCCTTGATCTTCTTGGCCAGCAAGATGACCCAGCCGCAGAACAAGTCCGCTTTTCCACTGAGTCGCCGGAATAAGGGAAGTGGCTCCCTGGATAGCTGA